Genomic window (Candidatus Binatia bacterium):
CCGCTGGCGTGAGGGACGCCGCTGGTGCCGGCTGCATCTCGACGAGCTGCGCGGTGCCTGGCGCGACGCCAGGGCCGCGCGACCCCCGCGACGCATTCGGCCGCTGGATTGACGGCGATGAAACTCGGGACGCGGCTGAAACGGATCAAGCGAGTTGACGCCGAGCGGTACCGCATCACGCTCGAGTACACCGACGGGTACTCCGGCACGGTCGACCTCGGTTCGATCCTTGGTTGCCCGGCTATGAAGCCGCTGGCGCTCGATATCCTCCGCGGTAGGTTGTTCGGAAAGTGTTTCGTCGAATCCGGGGCGCTCGCCTGGCCGAATGGATACGAACTCTGCCCCGACGCACTGCGCGGGTGGATCGACGAACAACGGGGACATCACGCCGCCTGAGGTTTCCGACGCTGTCCGATCACCCTCCGTCAACGTCGCCGGCGTCGGCCACCCTCTTTGCCCTGATACGCCAGCAGGCTGTCGGACCTCGTCGGGAGAAGAAGAAGATGGAAGACCGGAAACAGGAAACGGGAGACTGAAAACTGGCCAACGCAGCAGCGGTCCAACCCGTTGCCCCTGTTGTGGTGGGTGTCCAACCCGCTCGCGATCGAGTTGGAGCATCCGTTCGCGCAGGTCAGTGAGGGAATCATTGACCGGCCGGTCGGGGACAGCCGCCGGCATTGGCGGCGCTCATCGAGTCGATTCGTGCGACCGCCGGGAAATCAGGTTCCCCGCCACTGAGTCATCCGTAGACGTCGCCGGCGATCGCGCTCCCACGTAACGCGATCGGTTCGAGGTTCTCGATGAGGGCGCGGTTGCCGCCGAGTCGTGATATGCTCTCGCGAACCGGGAGGGCTGATCATGGCATCCGCACATGAGGCGTTCTGGTCCCAGTCGAGTTTCGCGTTCGTCGGCCATTCCGCGAAGAAGGGGTTCCCGCGGATAAGTTACGGCGAGGCGCGGAAACGGGGTAAGCGAGTGTTCGCGGTCGACCCGTCCATCGATCAGGTGGAGGGCGACAAGACCTATCCGGACCTGCGTGCGTTACCCGAACGGGTCGACGGCGTCGTTCTCGAAGTCCCACGCGAAGAGACACTGGAAGCGGTCCGCGAGGCCGCCGACGTGGGCATCAAGAACGTCTGGGTTCACATGGGACGCGACACGCCCGAAGCGCTGGCGCTGGCGAAAGAGCTGGGCCTCAACGTCCTGACGGGGACATGCGCGGTGATGTATCTCGCGCAGGGTCTCAGCGCGCACACGGTGCACAAGTGGGTGAACAAGGTGCTGCGGAAGTACTGACCGGGGTCGGACAAAGCTCGACTTACGGAGCCCTCCAGGGACCGGTATCGCGCCTATCGCGGCAGGGCCGACGGCACCGAGGCGTTCCTGTTGGGGGGACTGTCGATTTTCTCGCTAACGCGCCCTTCGAGACGCCGCAAAAAGAAGGCGGCTCCTACCAATGAACATGGGCGTTCTGGGAAGGCGGTTCGTCAAGGAACCGTTCACGCTGAGGAGCCGCCGTCTCTTGGCGGCGTCTCGAAGCGCGCCGGCTGGGTAGTCACGAGTGCGGTCGTATCGGATAGGGG
Coding sequences:
- a CDS encoding DUF2442 domain-containing protein, with protein sequence MKLGTRLKRIKRVDAERYRITLEYTDGYSGTVDLGSILGCPAMKPLALDILRGRLFGKCFVESGALAWPNGYELCPDALRGWIDEQRGHHAA
- a CDS encoding CoA-binding protein, which produces MASAHEAFWSQSSFAFVGHSAKKGFPRISYGEARKRGKRVFAVDPSIDQVEGDKTYPDLRALPERVDGVVLEVPREETLEAVREAADVGIKNVWVHMGRDTPEALALAKELGLNVLTGTCAVMYLAQGLSAHTVHKWVNKVLRKY